A single genomic interval of Zobellia nedashkovskayae harbors:
- a CDS encoding LON peptidase substrate-binding domain-containing protein, with protein sequence MKLALLPLQSIFFPGETVPLHIFEDRYKQLIVDCRKEAVTFGIPVYINDNMIYGTEVQLVEIVNTYDNGEMDVTCVARQVFRILSFEKQMKGKLYAGGTIQFLDSVNDADKETKQEVLDKIHELYELMAVPYTPLPLEKFNSYVLVHKMGLSFNQEYQLLQMPSERDRLLFMKSHLISTISMLSEVNRTKKTIEMNGNFKNFDPLDFEDFNL encoded by the coding sequence ATGAAGCTGGCATTATTACCCTTACAATCTATTTTTTTTCCAGGAGAAACAGTACCCCTGCATATTTTTGAAGATCGTTATAAACAATTAATAGTAGACTGTAGAAAAGAGGCAGTTACCTTTGGTATTCCAGTTTATATTAATGATAATATGATCTATGGTACAGAGGTACAATTGGTAGAGATAGTTAACACGTATGATAATGGTGAGATGGATGTAACTTGCGTGGCACGCCAGGTTTTCCGTATTCTTAGTTTTGAAAAACAAATGAAAGGGAAACTCTATGCCGGTGGTACCATTCAGTTTTTAGACAGTGTAAATGATGCTGATAAAGAAACAAAACAAGAAGTACTAGATAAAATACATGAACTATATGAGCTTATGGCCGTTCCTTATACCCCATTACCATTAGAGAAGTTTAATAGTTATGTATTGGTGCATAAGATGGGACTTTCATTTAATCAGGAATATCAATTATTGCAAATGCCTAGTGAGCGAGATCGATTATTATTTATGAAATCTCATTTAATTTCCACCATTTCTATGTTAAGCGAAGTAAACCGGACCAAAAAGACAATAGAAATGAACGGTAATTTCAAGAATTTTGATCCGTTAGATTTTGAGGACTTTAACCTGTAG
- the lysA gene encoding diaminopimelate decarboxylase yields the protein MNNADLLNIAKTYGDPVYVYDSEKIISQFQRLTSAFSSVKKLKLNYAAKALSNIAILKLMNSLGSGLDTVSIQEVQLGLLAGFKPESIIFTPNGVSLEEIEEASKLGVRINIDNLSILEQFGSKHPDVPVCIRINPHVMAGGNANISVGHIDSKFGISIHQIPHLLRIVNVTNMNINGIHMHTGSDILDIDVFLYASEILFDTAKNFKNLDFIDFGSGFKVPYKEGDIETNVEELGKKLGTRFNEFCKEYGKQLTLAFEPGKFLVSEAGNFLAKVNVVKQTTSTVFASIDSGFNHLIRPMLYGATHRILNISNPTGRERYYSVVGYICETDTFASNKRINEISEGDILCFKNAGAYCFTMASNYNSRFRPAEVLWHEGKAILIRERETFEDLTKHQIDVKNLFSQNKEKALAK from the coding sequence ATGAATAATGCCGATTTGCTAAATATAGCAAAAACCTATGGAGATCCCGTTTACGTTTACGATTCGGAAAAAATAATTTCTCAGTTTCAGAGACTTACAAGCGCTTTTAGTAGCGTAAAGAAATTAAAACTTAACTATGCCGCAAAGGCATTGTCCAATATTGCCATACTTAAACTAATGAATAGTTTAGGCAGTGGTCTGGATACAGTTTCTATTCAAGAAGTTCAATTAGGATTACTTGCTGGTTTTAAACCAGAATCAATAATTTTCACCCCTAACGGTGTTTCTCTAGAGGAGATAGAGGAAGCTTCTAAATTGGGAGTTCGTATTAATATAGATAACCTTTCTATTTTAGAACAATTTGGTAGCAAGCATCCAGATGTACCTGTGTGTATTCGTATCAACCCGCATGTTATGGCTGGTGGAAACGCAAATATTTCAGTAGGTCATATAGATTCAAAATTTGGTATCAGCATTCATCAGATTCCACATTTGTTGCGTATTGTTAATGTTACCAACATGAACATTAACGGTATACATATGCATACCGGTAGTGATATTTTAGATATTGATGTGTTCCTTTATGCTTCCGAAATACTTTTTGATACCGCTAAAAACTTTAAAAATCTAGATTTTATCGATTTTGGAAGTGGATTTAAAGTTCCTTATAAAGAAGGTGACATTGAAACCAATGTTGAAGAATTGGGTAAAAAATTAGGTACTCGTTTTAACGAGTTCTGCAAAGAATATGGAAAGCAACTTACCTTGGCTTTTGAACCAGGAAAGTTTTTGGTTAGTGAAGCAGGTAACTTTCTTGCAAAAGTAAATGTGGTTAAACAAACAACTTCTACCGTTTTTGCTAGTATAGATTCCGGTTTCAACCATTTGATCAGACCTATGCTTTATGGAGCTACTCACAGAATTTTAAACATTTCTAATCCTACGGGAAGAGAGCGTTATTATTCTGTTGTAGGCTATATATGCGAGACCGATACTTTTGCTAGCAACAAAAGAATTAACGAAATAAGTGAAGGAGACATCCTATGTTTTAAAAACGCAGGTGCTTATTGCTTTACTATGGCCAGTAATTACAACTCAAGATTTAGACCTGCAGAGGTTCTATGGCATGAGGGCAAAGCTATATTAATTAGGGAACGAGAGACTTTTGAAGATCTTACTAAACATCAGATAGATGTTAAAAATCTCTTTTCTCAGAATAAGGAAAAAGCTTTAGCAAAATAA
- a CDS encoding thioredoxin family protein produces MKIPATYALKFVLFLFIGLTATNINAQEVKWLSWNEAAELIATEKNPKKIFIDVYTDWCGWCKKMDKDTFQDSEVAAYMADNFYMVKLDGEGKDPIDFKGKTYKFIPSGKKGYHEFAAALMQGRMSYPTTIFLDEEMNMLSPVPGYQKPEPFLNIAKYFGDNIYKDQDWKTYTGEGK; encoded by the coding sequence ATGAAAATACCCGCCACATACGCTTTAAAATTTGTTCTATTTCTTTTTATAGGACTAACAGCAACAAACATTAATGCCCAAGAGGTAAAATGGTTGAGTTGGAACGAAGCAGCTGAGTTGATAGCTACGGAAAAGAATCCGAAGAAAATTTTTATAGATGTCTATACAGATTGGTGTGGATGGTGTAAAAAAATGGACAAGGATACTTTTCAAGATTCTGAAGTAGCCGCTTACATGGCCGATAATTTTTATATGGTGAAGCTAGATGGTGAAGGCAAAGATCCAATTGATTTTAAAGGAAAGACCTATAAATTTATTCCATCAGGTAAAAAAGGGTATCATGAATTTGCTGCTGCGCTTATGCAAGGCCGAATGAGTTACCCAACCACTATTTTTTTAGATGAAGAAATGAATATGCTTTCTCCGGTACCTGGTTACCAGAAACCTGAGCCTTTCTTAAATATCGCTAAATACTTTGGCGATAATATTTATAAAGATCAAGACTGGAAGACCTACACGGGCGAAGGAAAATAA